The genome window ACAGAGAGGAGACAGCGTGCAAAACCTCTGGTCCCCCCACTGGGTctcaggacacacacacacacacacacacacacccacccacccacccacccaccccctccactgccattctgcatttttaaaaatgtccctttaaaaatgccgAGTGGCAACAGAGGGTTGAGggggggcttgtgctgagagagATGCATGGGACCggctgctgctgcggctgctctgtccctttaaaaatgcagtggCAGCAGGGGGATGTTTGTCCTGAGACCCGACAGGGGACTAGAGACTCAGCCAGTGTCTTAGTGCACTGggctcttctctgtccctttaacAGTGCAGagcagttggggggaggggttgtgctgAGACCCAGAAGTGAGCGCTGTAACTGCCGTTCTTTaacgactagtcaagtagtctatggaaattccatcgactactcaattagaaAATTAATCCTTACTGAACATCTCAACAGCCAACAGGTGCTGCATGCTCCTGAActtgcggaggtgcaggtaaatacagtgctGGCGGTCCACCAGTGGCTAACACTGGTAAATTatgtctggcctgcaggccagttATTCCCCTCACTGTTTTAACCCAATTAAGCAATCAGTAACAAGTGGTTGCAAGTGGTAAGAGACTGACTAATGTAAATCACTAcgcaaaataaataaaagtacacCAGCTAAGCTTAATATTCTAAGTAACTTGTTACCTGtaatttcttaccctaacagtagttTTAATCATCTCTCTCACAAGCTAGGCAGCCACCTAGTTTGTGCCCAGTCTTCCCCCTTGGTCCATCTTAGATGTTTCTAGCAGTCATCTTGGTGGTAAGGGCGTGTCTTAAACCATTAACTTCCCCTATTGTTTGGTTCCTAGCCTATCAACAgattttgcccaaggcaggaaccCTCTGCGTTCAGCTTCAGCTCTCCCACACAACTATGGAAAAGTACTACGgaagacttccgataatccggcacctttggaacctaggtggtgccggattatcagatatgccagagtatcaggaggtactgcacacacactcccaacccaatccccctttccccttcaaccttatgctcgggtcccaGAGCCGCCAGTCCACATGCGTGTCTCCCTCTAggcactggggcatgtgcacTGAGCGGCCAGCTTTTCAATCAGCAGGCTGGGACGCCATGCACAAACcaatcctccttcccctctctttccTCGGAGCCAAACACTTCttctccctgctgtaacctgatccctccctcctcccgcgCGCAACCTTATGCTCAGGTCCCGGTACAGCCacacgtctccctccaggcgctggggcatgtGCGCTCAGTGGCTGGCTTTTCAATCAGCTGACCAGGACGCTGTcagtaacccaatccccctccctctcGCCTACCCCTTCCCCGGAGCCAAAcacttctcctccctgctgtaacccacatgAGAACGGCTGACATGAGCGGTTCCGGGTTCCGTCCCAGTTCCATCAGGAgtgcttgccattttgatgctggactatcgggagtgccggacaattggagttttactgtataatcaAAATGGTCCCAGCAAGTAACCTAGCTACACATCTTGGCACGATTGCCCGGCATCaactgtgcggcgctgcccctttgaaatgcccccgcagtgtttccaaggggcagcaccaccctatcaactaatcgaatagtcgatgcaaaaatgcatcaactattcaattagtgaattactcaatacttaacatccttattgcatgccccattttgaaaagcATATTTAAGTCAAGCATATTcatattaaaaacatattttcataaaaaatATGGTGGCCCACAGAACTGTTCAGTTGAAGGTACTCAATCTTATCCCTGCCCTATCCCAAGACTGAATAGTATTCATTCCCTCTATGCTCAAGATatgttctttttctctttttcttaccTGACTATGTTCAGCCTAAAACTCTCAGACTGCTCATTGCGATATGGAGACCTACATATagtacagatcacagctccctTAAATAATGTGTCAAAATCTATTAATGTGATATCTCAAACAATAAAGCAAGGTGAAAGATAAACAAGGCAAAATGGACCAGAATCAGATAGAAAGCATTCATTGAACGTTGTATATTTGTTATAATCTAAAATGTACCTTATTTTAGCACTCTACAAAAATCTTCATTAAAAATTACATTGACTGATTCTAGCAGAGCATCAGAAAACCTACTGCCCCTCCGCAGTGAATAAGTCACGTTCTGTGGAAACCTGAAGAATCAATTTCTGCAATATCTaaacaataattattttaaaaaaatataacccTTCTCCATTAAGGATGAAAAGACAACCTTGTAAACATGAACTGAATCTCAGTCTATCAAATGTTGTTTTCCTGAGCCTGAAGAAAGACAGCTTTAGTATCCCAGCTGCTGTTATCTTTGCCAGGAAGCTGCACTATATATTTTACAAGACCAAGCCCAGTTTCACTACTGCTGTTCTGAAACCCATGGGTTACACATTAGTTTCATACTGCTACTGTTGCATGGGAAAGCAATGAACAGCTGCAGAAGGCTGGTGCTAGGGGAAAAAGTTCCCAAACAACTAAACCTGAGGGAAGGGTGGAGTAAAAGAGCCAGTGTTCCccataagctgtgtgcttgtgcagccttTCAAGAGAAATTCAGATACTgtccagatgattagcagagcgccaacaagtttttttttatttctgctagTGGTGCATATTCGCCCATGCCCCAATGCATATAAAACATTTAttatgcacatggatggaaaagattagaagcaACATTGGCAGACAGTTTCTCCACTGAAAAGGGAGGGCAACAAGAAGGCTAGTGGATGAGGTGAAACATCAAAATTATAACCACCAGCAGACATAAAAGATAGTCCGGTCAGTACCTTGGCAGAAGCCCCAGAAGCAAAGGTAGAAGAGGGTTGGGCTTCACCACAGTCTCCCAACCATCTACCCTGGCTACAGTCTTATATATATAGCTCTGGTAAGCAGATTTAATGCTCTAGTTAGAAAGACCTGCATTCTATGCTTCTGCACTTCTTAACATAGAAAGAGTCGGATTTCTTTAGCCAaaactaaatacatttttttctataAACAGAAGCCAGAATAATTATCTAATTTTGACATTACTGCAAAAAAAGTAAAACCTCATACGACGGGGATTAAAAAATGTTGCCTTTCAATAAATTCTTTATGCGCATTCAGTTTGTACAGTCTCAAATCCAGCCTCATTCAGATTTCATATCCCATCAGACAAAGCTCAAGGGAAAAGATGTAATGTCAAAATGGTTCTGATCTATGACAGAGAAAATTGGCTGATTAGTTTTAGCAATAGATACAGTTTTCAAAGTTAATGTAAACTTTACAAAACGTATTAATGTTTGACTAAGGAGCCATTACTGTTGTCTTGAGAGTCTCTCTTCATTTCTATTACTTACTTTTAcgattgaaagaaaaaaaacatagaatcatagaataataggactggaagggacctcaagaggtcatcaagtccagccccccgccctcaaggcaggaccaagctccacctacaccatccctgacagatgtctatctaacctgttcttaaatatctccagagagggagattccaccacctcccttggcaatttattccaatatttgaccaccctgacagttaggaattttttcctaatgtccaatctaaacctcccctgctgcactttaagcccattactccttgtcctgtcctcagtaaccaagaggaacaaattctctccttcctctttctgacacccttttagatatttgaaaaccgctatcatgtccccccttaatcttcttttttccaaactaaacaagcccagttcatgaagcctggcttcataggtcatgttctctagacctttaatcattcttgttgctcttctctgtaccctttccaatttctccacatctttcttgaaatgtggcgcccagaactggacacagtactccagctgaggcctaactagtgcagagtagagcggcagaatgacttcacgagttttgcttacaacacacctgttgatacaacctagaatcatatttgctttttttgcaacagcatcacactgttgactcatattcaacttgtggtccactatgacccctagatccctttccgccatgctccttcctagacagtcgcttcccatcttgtatgtatggaactgattgttccttcctaagtggagcactttgcatttctctttattaaacctcatcctgtttacctctgaccatttctctaacttgctaaggtcattttgaattatgtccctatcctccaaagaagttgcaaccccacccagtttggtatcatctgcaaacttaataagcgtactctctatcccaatatctacatcattgatgaagatattgaacagtacgggtcccaaaacaggcccttgcggaactccacttgttatccctttccagcaggatttagcaccgttaacaactaatctctgactacggttatccagccaattatgcacccaccttatcgtggccctatctaagttatatttgcctagtttatcaataagaatatcatgcgagaccgtatcaaatgccttactaaagtctaggtatatgacatccaccgcttctcccttatccacaaggctcgttatcctatcaaagaaagctatcagattagtttggcatgacttgttcttcacaaacccatgctggctattccctatcactttaccaccttccaagtgtttgcatatgatttccttaattacctgctccattatcttccctgggacagacgttaaactgaccggtctgtagtttcctgggttgttcttattcccctttttatagatgggcacaatatttgcccttttccagtcttctggaatctcccgtctgccatgatttttcaaaaatcatagctaaaggctcagatacctcctctatcggctccttgagtatcctgggatgcatttcatcaggacctggtgacatctaactttcctaagtgatttttaacttgttctttgtgtatcctatcttctaaacttaccctctctctgcctgtattcactacgttaggcacacctccagacttctcggtgaagaccgaaacaaagaagtcattgagcatctctgccatttccaagtttcctgttactgcttctccctcctcactaagcagtaggcctaccctgtccttggtcttcctcttgcttttaatgtatttataaaaggtcttcttgtttccctttatgcctgtagctagtttgatctcattttgtgcctttgcctttctaatcttgcccctgcattcccgtgttgcttgcctatattcatcctttgttatttgtcctagtttccatgttttatatgactccttttttattttgagatcgtgcaagatctccttgttaagccaagctggtcttttgccatattttctatctttcctacacagtggaattgtttgcttttgggcccttaacaacgtccctttgaaatacttccaactctcctcagttgtttttcccttcagtcttgcttcccatgggaccttacctacaagttctctgagcttatcaaaatctgccttcctgaaatccattacctcaattgtgctggtctcccttctacctttccttaagatcatgaactctattatttcatgatcactgtcccctatactgtctttcaagttctcaactagttcctccctatttgttaaaaccaaatccagaacagcttctcctctggtagctttttcaaccttctgaaacagaaagttgtctccaatgcagtccagaaacttattggatagcctgtgccccgctgtgttagtttcccaacatatgtctggatagttgaagtcccccatcaccaccaaatcttgggctttggatagttttgttaattgtttaaaaaaggcctcatccacctcttccacctggctaggtggcctgtagtagactcctagcatgatatcaccctcgttttttaccccttttagcttaacatGCCAATGTGATCTCTACCACTCTGTAATACTAAAACAAAGTCTCCGCAGCTTAAAAAGTCTTATGTGACGCTCAATGTTTTTATGACAAAAAACAGTTTCAAGtgcagttttcttcctcctccccatatTCCGCAAAACCATATTCTTCTCAAACCCATATTCAATAGAGGCCCAGCTTCTTACCAACTGTTATTAGTTTTGTGACTGAAAACAGTAATTAGCCATGCTTCACTGACTCATACATGAATCCTTTtgtgattttattattattcctcCTGAATGTTGATGAACATGACTGTTAAAAATTCTAAGGGATTTTCTTTATTCCTTATTAAACTACACATGACAAGCCAGTTAAATACTGTCCACCTTTCTAAACTATTTTAGCTAGAAAAATGTAAATCCACAATATGAAGAAGATAACTTCCCAAAATAAGCGAATCCAACATATGTACAGTACTGCTTCCTTTGATTCCACTGTacctaatttaaaataaataaaaatatgacaCCATGAATgcaattttaatatatatatatgagagctCACCATTTTAAGTACATTTTATCAAAGAAGtttcatttagaaaaataaaCCAGAGTAGAAAAAGAAACTAATCAGGGTTACCAGCACTGAAAATCTTACTACTTTAAATTCCAAAAAACAACTCCTCCTTTCCTGACCTTTCGAGAGCTAGATGTGCATGTATGCAGAAcaaacaaaataatttcaaagcaAATTCATTGAAGGCACTCAACCTTTAAAATAGCAGATAATTTTAATCAGATTTGTCCACTGTTAATCTGTTTTAGCCAACACCTAGCCGCAATTTAAATATCATAAAGGGAAGCATGACAGAATTATTTAAGACAAATCCACAGTACTACAATAAAAGcatcttgaaatatttttttagaaTCAGTCCAAGATCTAAGACTACTGGGTGCAAGAGCCACTTCTCCATCTCCTCAGGCAGGTGGTAAAGGCTATGCCAACTGAGCTTCAGAAAGAGGGTGATGACAGGCCAGCAAACTTCTGCCAGTTGAGTAACAGAGTAGGGACTGCTCTCAGAGGAAGCTGTTCTGACCCCCTCGCAGCAAGAAGATTAACATTGCAGTTGTCTAAATACACATAATGTTCAAGTGCAGTCAGCAGTCCATTCCACATGAAACCACATTGAATCTTTCTGTTGCAATGCTAGGTGTGACAGTGTGTGTCTGCAAGTTACAAAGGTAAGGAGAAATAACACAATGTTTTAGTCAGACTGCCTACAAGTTGTTTTGAATAATAAAAATGCTTGTTTCAAAGATGAGAATGAGGCTCACAATCAAGTATGAGTAGTCTTAGC of Pelodiscus sinensis isolate JC-2024 chromosome 11, ASM4963464v1, whole genome shotgun sequence contains these proteins:
- the LOC142830895 gene encoding uncharacterized protein LOC142830895; the encoded protein is MLGVYYRPPSQVEEVDEAFFKQLTKLSKAQDLVVMGDFNYPDICWETNTAGHRLSNKFLDCIGDNFLFQKVEKATRGEAVLDLVLTNREELVENLKDSIGDSDHEIIEFMILRKGRRETSTIEVMDFRKADFDKLRELVGKVPWEARLKGKTTEESWKYFKGTLLRAQKQTIPLCRKDRKYGKRPAWLNKEILHDLKIKKESYKTWKLGQITKDEYRQATRECRGKIRKAKAQNEIKLATGIKGNKKTFYKYIKSKRKTKDRVGLLLSEEGEAVTGNLEMAEMLNDFFVSVFTEKSGGVPNVVNTGRERVSLEDRIHKEQVKNHLGKLDVTRS